A segment of the Marinomonas posidonica IVIA-Po-181 genome:
TCTCAAATGATGTTTGGGAAGAGATGAAACCCAATATCGCTCAAGGAGCAGACGGTAAGCCGGTTCACCCTATTAGTGCGAGTGCCTTAAAACCTGTCGTGGACCGCTACCGTTCAGAAGGTAAGCCGTTCAACATGGGCATGGTATTCCCCGTCTCAACTCACAATTATGAATTGCGCTATTGGTTAGCAGCAGGTGGAATTCACCCAGGTTATTACGCACCTGCAAAAGGTGACACCAGTGGCCAAATCGATGCCGATGCTATGTTATCAGTAACACCACCACCACAAATGCCCGCGACAATGGAAGCCGGAACCATACATGGCTACTGTGTTGGTGAACCTTGGAACCAGCAAGCAGTATTTAAAGGCATTGGTGTGCCTGTGATCACTGACTACGAGATCTGGAAAAACAACCCAGAAAAAGTATTTGGTGTAAGCAAAGGGTGGGCTGATGAGTACCCAATTACTCATATTCGCGTAGTCAAAGCCATGATACGTGCGGCTAAGTGGTTAGACGAAAACAACAATGCTAACCGCCCAGAAGCGGTGGAAATCCTATCGAAAAGCCAATATGTTGGCGCGGATTACGATGTCATAGCGAACAGCATGACAGGAACATTTGAGTATGAAAAAGGCGATAAGCGTGACGTGCCTGACTTTAATGTTTTCTTCCGTCATAACGCCACCTATCCTTATTACAGTGATGCGATTTGGTATCTGACTCAAATGCGTCGTTGGGGGCAAATCGCAGAGCCTAAATCTGATGAGTGGTTTATGAAAACGGCGAAAGAAGTCTATCGTCCTGATATCTACGCGCAAGCGGCTGAGTCTTTGATTGAAGATGGCCTGATGCAAGCGTCAGATTTCCCTGCCTTTGATAAAGAAGATGGCTTTAAAGCACCACAAAGTGACTTTATTGACGGCATTACTTATGACGGTAAGCGTCCGAATGATTACTTAAAAAGCTTTCAGATCGGCCTGAAAGGCGATGATCAGATTTAAAGACTTATTGAGCTGCGGGCCTATTTGGCCCGTTGCAACATAAGTGAGTTAGCCGTTTTACAAATAGCAGGAATATCGCCATGTCAGATTTATCCATTCACTCTTTAAAGGAAAAGCTGGAGCAGGTCTCTCTCAAAAGTCTTCTGCTGCCTATGTGTGGAATCATCATTTTTGTCATGCTCTGGCAGGTTGGCGCTAGCCGAGTACACACCTCTTTGGGGGTGTTTCCTGGGCCAGCTGTAGTGTATGAGCAATGGGGCAACCTGATTAGCGAGCATCAAAATGAAAGAGTAAAAGAGCAGCGTTTTTATGAGCGTCAGGAAGATAGAATCGCCAAACGCCAAGCGAAAGACCCAAGTTATGTTGGTAAAATACGTTCTTACACTGGGAAGCCAACATTTTTTGACCAAATTTTCACCAGTCTTTATACCGTATTGGCAGGCTTTGGTTTGGCATGCCTGATTGCGATTCCACTTGGCATTTTGATTGGTTTGAATAATGCGGTTTACAGTGCGCTAAACCCTGTCATTCAAGTCTTCAAGCCTGTATCACCACTTGCCTGGTTACCACTTGTCACCATGGTAGTAAGTGCGACCTATGTATCCGATGACCCAATCTTCTCTAAATCCTTCTTAACCTCCATGTTTACCGTGACCTTGTGTTGTATGTGGCCGACCTTGATCAATACGGCCGTTGGTGTGGCGGCCGTTGAGAAAGATTTACTGAACGTGTCCAAAGTACTGCGTCTTGGCTGGTTCACGCATGTGATGAAAATTGTCATCCCATCAGCAATTCCTCTTATGTTTACCGGTTTAAGGTTGTCTTTGGGGATTGCTTGGATGGTGTTGATCGCGGCTGAAATGTTGGCTCAAAACCCTGGTCTAGGTAAGTTTGTGTGGGATGAATTTCAAAACGGTAGTTCGAACTCGTTAGGTAGAATCATGGTCGCAGTGTTGATGATTGGTTTTATCGGCTTTTTATTAGATAGGGCCATGTTAATGGTTCAGCGTTTTGTTTCTTGGGATAAAACGCAGATTTTACGTTAAGGAGAATCACCATGGCGACACATTTAGACATCAGTCATGTATCCATTGAGTTCCCAACCAAGAAAGGCTCTTTTAAAGCCTTAGATGGTGTGAATTTAAAAATTGCACAAGGGGAGTTTGTTTCTCTCATTGGTCACTCAGGTTGTGGTAAGTCCACGGTATTGAACATTGTTGCTGGCTTGTATGACGCAACAGAAGGTGGTGTTTTATTAGATGGGAAAGAGGTGAAAGGGCCTGGGCCTGAGCGTGCGGTGGTGTTTCAAAATCACTCGCTGTTACCTTGGCTGACGTCCTATCAAAACGTCGAACTGGCGGTAAAGCAGGTGTTCAAGAAGAGTAAATCGAAAAAAGAAATGCATGATTGGATTATGCATAACTTGGATTTAGTGCATATGACACATGCGGCGGATAAACGACCAGATGAAATTTCTGGTGGTATGAAGCAGCGAGTTGGTATTGCACGAGCCTTGGCAATGGAACCAAGCGTGTTGCTGATGGATGAACCTTTTGGTGCCTTGGATGCCTTAACCCGAGCACATTTACAAGATTCTTTGATGGAAATTCAAAAAGACCTAAACAACACAGTGATTATGATTACCCATGATGTGGATGAGGCTGTTTTACTGTCTGATCGTATTGTGATGATGACCAATGGTCCTGCGGCCACCATAGGGGAGATTTTAGAGGTGGATTTACCTCGCCCTCGTGACCGTTTGGCGTTGGCAAATGATCCGAAGTATGTTGATTATCGCGCTCAAGTACTGACTTTCTTGTACGAAAAACAACGCAAGGTGGAACCCATTACAGGGACGGCTAAAAACAGCGCGCCAAACACAAGTAAAGTGGCCAGTGCCTGAACATAGGATTTTATTGTGATGCGCATTGTGATTATCGGAGCCGGGATGGCTGGCAGTAAATTGGCGGAGGAATTACTGCTTAAGCAGCCCCAGACATACAAAATCACTTTGATTGGAGAAGAGTCTAAAGCCGGTTACAACCGTATTATGCTGTCCTCTCTGTTAGCGAATGAAATTACTCCAGAAAATATGGCATTGGTGAATGTACAAGCCATGCAACAGTCTGGGCTTGAAATGATAACGGGGGATGCCGTACAGGCGCTGCAGCTGCCAAAACAACAAGTTCAGTTGGCCAGTGGTCGAATGATTCAATACGACAAATTGATCTTAGCCACTGGGTCAAAAGCACGAATCTTACCAATCGAAGGAACCGATGCAGCTAATGTGATGGGGTTTCGTACATGGCAGGACGTAGACAGCATGATGGACTTGCCAGAGGCTCAGTCGGTTAGTGTGATTGGTGGTGGTTTATTAGGTTTAGAGGCCGCTGTTGGGTTGGTTAAACGAGGTCATAAGGTGACTGTGTTTCATCGTAGTGGTTATTTATTAAACCGACAATTGGATGAAGCCGCTGCACAGTTGCTGCAAACTCGACTCGAAAGCATGGGGATCGAATTTAGACTGGGCGAGTCACCACAAGGCTTGATCAAACATGTTTCTGGTCAAGTGAATGGATTACAACGACCAAATGGTGAAATACAAGAAACCGATTTGGTGGTCATGGCCGCTGGGATTGTGCCTGAAATTGCTTTGGCAAAGCAGGCCGGTTTGCATACCGAACAAGCCATACAAGTAAATGAGCAGATGGCAACGTCCCATGCTGATGTGTTTGCTATTGGTGAATGCTGCGAATTTCAACAGCATACCTTTGGTCTAGTGGCGCCGATTTGGTCACAGATCGCTGTATTGGTTGACGTTTTGTCTGACCAGAAAGCTGAGTTTTCGATTCAACCAACGCCAACCAAGTTAAAAGTGTCCGGAGTAAATGTCTTTTCTGTTGGGCAGATTCAGCCAAAGAAAAATGATCATTGTTTGATTTATCAAGATGTCGGGACAAATCAATATCGCAAACTAGTGGTCAATGAAGGCCTACTGGTTGGTGCAATTCTTTATGGCAATGTCGCCGATGGTAGCTGGTATTTTCAGCTGATTCAAAACAAGACGAATGTTTCTGACCAGCTTGATCGGTTGATCTTTGGTGAAGCTTATTGTCAAAGCAAAGTAGCGTAATTTGGCTGCTTGGAATCATGATTCCGAATAGGAGAGAGTAAATGTCGATGCATACTCAAACAACGCATAAACCACATTTGGTCGTTGTGGGAAACGGAATGGTTGGGCACCATTTCGTAGAGCAATTACTAGCGCAAGGTGGGCAACACACTTTTGATATCAGTGTTTTCGGTGAAGAGCCTCATTTGGCCTATGATCGAGTGCACTTGAGTGAATATTTTACTGGTAAAGTAGCGGCTGACCTGGCGATGACGGATGGTCGTTTATACGACGAAAATGGGGTTCGTTACTTTACGAATAGTCAGGTGGTTGGAATTGATCGAGACGCCAAGCAATTGACTTTGGCGTCGGGTAAGACCTTAGGCTATGACAAGTTGATATTGGCCACCGGTTCCTATCCTTTTGTGCCACCTATGCCGGGTCACGATAGAGACAATACCTTTGTATATCGTACCTTAGAAGACCTAGATGCGATTCGTGACTGTGCGAAGAAAGTGACTCGTGGCACAGTGGTTGGTGGCGGTTTACTAGGACTGGAAGCGGCTAATGCCTTAAAAAATCTGGGATTAGAAACCAGTGTGGTGGAGTTTGCCCCTCGTTTAATGCCAGTGCAATTAGATGAGGCGGGTGGTCAGGTCTTGAAAGAGATGATCGAAGGGCTTGATGTGGCCGTTTATACCGCAACAGCAACACAGGAAATCGTTGACGGTGACGCCGCATTCCATCGAATGAACTTTGCGGATGATCAGTTTATTGAGACAGATTTGATTCTATTTTCAGCTGGTATTCGACCACAAGATGCTTTGGCCAGGCAGTCAGGTTTAGAGTTGGGTGAGCGTGGTGGTATTTGCATTAACAATGATTGCCAAACCAGTGATAACAGTATTTATGCCATTGGTGAATGTGCGCTTTGGAATGGTCGTATTTATGGCCTAGTGGCACCAGGTTACAGTATGGCAAAAGCAGCGGTCGCACATTTATTGGGAGAAACTGGCAAAGCCTTTATGGGCGCTGACATGAGTACGAAACTTAAATTATTGGGTTGTGATGTGGGTTCCATTGGTGATGCTCATGCCCAGACTCAAGGGTGCAAAGTCTTTGTTTACCAAGATGAGTTAACGCAAAGCTATCGCAAGATGGTGGTCTCTGAAGACGGTAAAAAACTGCTGGGTGCCGTTCTGGTGGGTGACAACAGCTACTACGATACCTTGTTGCAATATTATCTCAATGGCATTGATTTACCTGATAAGGCCTCTTCTCTGATTTTACCCAGTATGGATGGTGCGCCAGCCGCTTTAGGGGTGGACGCATTGCCTGCCACGGCGTCAATTTGTAGCTGTCATAATGTGACGAAACAAGATATTAATGATGCTGTTTGTGCCGGCGCTTTATCGGTCGGCGATGTAAAAGGTGTGACCAAAGCGGCCACGGGGTGTGGTGGCTGTGCCGCGTTATTGAAAAAAGTCGTAGACAACGAGTTACTGGCGTTGGGCGTCGAAGTCAGTACGGATATTTGTGAGCACTTTGCTTATACCCGTCAAGACTTATACAACCTAATCAAGGTCGAAGGCATTCAGACCTTTGCTGAATTGTTAAGCAAGCACGGTAAAGGCCATGGTTGCGAAATTTGTAAACCTGCTGTCGGTTCGATTTTAGCCTCGGTCTGGAACGATTATGTGTTGAAAAAAGAGCACATTGGTTTGCAAGACACGAACGATCGTTTTTTGGCAAATATGCAGAAGGATGGTACCTATTCCATTGTGCCACGTATTCCGGGTGGGGAAATTACGCCTGAGAAACTCATAGTGTTGGGACAGGTGGCAAAAGATTACAGCCTATACACTAAGATTACGGGCGGGCAGCGAATCGATTTATTTGGCGCGACCTTATCGCAATTACCCGAAATATGGGAAAAACTCGTTGCGGCCGGATTCGAGACAGGCCAAGCGTATGGCAAGTCGTTGCGTACGGTGAAGTCTTGTGTAGGTAGCACATGGTGTCGTTTTGGGGTGAATGACAGTATGACCATGGCGATTGATTTGGAGAATCGTTACAAGGGGTTAAGGTCGCCCCATAAAATCAAATTTGCAGTGTCTGGTTGTACTCGAGAATGTGCGGAAGCACAGAGTAAAGACATTGGTGTGATTGCCACCGAAGGTGGGTGGAACCTCTATGTTTGTGGTAATGGTGGTATGAAACCTCGTCATGCGGATCTTTTTGCCACGGATTTAGACGATGAGACTCTAGTGAAATACATCGACCGAGTGCTGATGTTTTACACTAAAACAGCCGATCGATTACAGCGAACATCGGTTTGGATGGAGAGCTTAGACGGTGGCTTGGAGTATCTGAAGGAAGTGGTTATCGAAGACAAATTAGGACTGTGTGCTGAATTGGAAGCGAGCATGCAAAATGTTGTCGATACCTTCCAGTGCGAGTGGAAAAAAACACTCCAAGATGAACAAGCGTTGAAGAATTTTCGACAGTTTG
Coding sequences within it:
- a CDS encoding CmpA/NrtA family ABC transporter substrate-binding protein is translated as MNLKSLETVLRLPNLIGLARNSTATLLLSSVLVSGAAQAELDYPEKEELKFGFIKLTDMAPLAIAYEKGYFEDEGLYVTLEAQANWKVLLDRVIDGQLDGAHMLAGQPLGATIGYGTKAHIITAFSMDLNGNGITVSNDVWEEMKPNIAQGADGKPVHPISASALKPVVDRYRSEGKPFNMGMVFPVSTHNYELRYWLAAGGIHPGYYAPAKGDTSGQIDADAMLSVTPPPQMPATMEAGTIHGYCVGEPWNQQAVFKGIGVPVITDYEIWKNNPEKVFGVSKGWADEYPITHIRVVKAMIRAAKWLDENNNANRPEAVEILSKSQYVGADYDVIANSMTGTFEYEKGDKRDVPDFNVFFRHNATYPYYSDAIWYLTQMRRWGQIAEPKSDEWFMKTAKEVYRPDIYAQAAESLIEDGLMQASDFPAFDKEDGFKAPQSDFIDGITYDGKRPNDYLKSFQIGLKGDDQI
- a CDS encoding ABC transporter permease yields the protein MSDLSIHSLKEKLEQVSLKSLLLPMCGIIIFVMLWQVGASRVHTSLGVFPGPAVVYEQWGNLISEHQNERVKEQRFYERQEDRIAKRQAKDPSYVGKIRSYTGKPTFFDQIFTSLYTVLAGFGLACLIAIPLGILIGLNNAVYSALNPVIQVFKPVSPLAWLPLVTMVVSATYVSDDPIFSKSFLTSMFTVTLCCMWPTLINTAVGVAAVEKDLLNVSKVLRLGWFTHVMKIVIPSAIPLMFTGLRLSLGIAWMVLIAAEMLAQNPGLGKFVWDEFQNGSSNSLGRIMVAVLMIGFIGFLLDRAMLMVQRFVSWDKTQILR
- a CDS encoding ABC transporter ATP-binding protein, encoding MATHLDISHVSIEFPTKKGSFKALDGVNLKIAQGEFVSLIGHSGCGKSTVLNIVAGLYDATEGGVLLDGKEVKGPGPERAVVFQNHSLLPWLTSYQNVELAVKQVFKKSKSKKEMHDWIMHNLDLVHMTHAADKRPDEISGGMKQRVGIARALAMEPSVLLMDEPFGALDALTRAHLQDSLMEIQKDLNNTVIMITHDVDEAVLLSDRIVMMTNGPAATIGEILEVDLPRPRDRLALANDPKYVDYRAQVLTFLYEKQRKVEPITGTAKNSAPNTSKVASA
- a CDS encoding NAD(P)/FAD-dependent oxidoreductase, with translation MRIVIIGAGMAGSKLAEELLLKQPQTYKITLIGEESKAGYNRIMLSSLLANEITPENMALVNVQAMQQSGLEMITGDAVQALQLPKQQVQLASGRMIQYDKLILATGSKARILPIEGTDAANVMGFRTWQDVDSMMDLPEAQSVSVIGGGLLGLEAAVGLVKRGHKVTVFHRSGYLLNRQLDEAAAQLLQTRLESMGIEFRLGESPQGLIKHVSGQVNGLQRPNGEIQETDLVVMAAGIVPEIALAKQAGLHTEQAIQVNEQMATSHADVFAIGECCEFQQHTFGLVAPIWSQIAVLVDVLSDQKAEFSIQPTPTKLKVSGVNVFSVGQIQPKKNDHCLIYQDVGTNQYRKLVVNEGLLVGAILYGNVADGSWYFQLIQNKTNVSDQLDRLIFGEAYCQSKVA
- the nirB gene encoding nitrite reductase large subunit NirB; this translates as MSMHTQTTHKPHLVVVGNGMVGHHFVEQLLAQGGQHTFDISVFGEEPHLAYDRVHLSEYFTGKVAADLAMTDGRLYDENGVRYFTNSQVVGIDRDAKQLTLASGKTLGYDKLILATGSYPFVPPMPGHDRDNTFVYRTLEDLDAIRDCAKKVTRGTVVGGGLLGLEAANALKNLGLETSVVEFAPRLMPVQLDEAGGQVLKEMIEGLDVAVYTATATQEIVDGDAAFHRMNFADDQFIETDLILFSAGIRPQDALARQSGLELGERGGICINNDCQTSDNSIYAIGECALWNGRIYGLVAPGYSMAKAAVAHLLGETGKAFMGADMSTKLKLLGCDVGSIGDAHAQTQGCKVFVYQDELTQSYRKMVVSEDGKKLLGAVLVGDNSYYDTLLQYYLNGIDLPDKASSLILPSMDGAPAALGVDALPATASICSCHNVTKQDINDAVCAGALSVGDVKGVTKAATGCGGCAALLKKVVDNELLALGVEVSTDICEHFAYTRQDLYNLIKVEGIQTFAELLSKHGKGHGCEICKPAVGSILASVWNDYVLKKEHIGLQDTNDRFLANMQKDGTYSIVPRIPGGEITPEKLIVLGQVAKDYSLYTKITGGQRIDLFGATLSQLPEIWEKLVAAGFETGQAYGKSLRTVKSCVGSTWCRFGVNDSMTMAIDLENRYKGLRSPHKIKFAVSGCTRECAEAQSKDIGVIATEGGWNLYVCGNGGMKPRHADLFATDLDDETLVKYIDRVLMFYTKTADRLQRTSVWMESLDGGLEYLKEVVIEDKLGLCAELEASMQNVVDTFQCEWKKTLQDEQALKNFRQFVNFEGEDSNVVFVEERNQLRPATEDEKQLIAKVG